One genomic segment of Pedobacter endophyticus includes these proteins:
- a CDS encoding co-chaperone GroES, translating to MALNLKPIAGSSNRVIVEPAAAEEKTASGLYIPDTAKEKPSKGTVVSVSEEDADGKKASVKVGDVVIYGKYGGTEFPYEGKDYLIMRETDIYAVVS from the coding sequence ATGGCGTTAAACCTTAAACCAATTGCTGGCAGTTCGAATAGAGTAATAGTTGAACCAGCTGCCGCAGAAGAAAAAACTGCATCGGGTTTGTATATCCCTGATACTGCGAAAGAGAAACCATCTAAAGGAACTGTAGTTTCTGTTTCTGAAGAGGATGCTGACGGTAAAAAAGCGAGCGTAAAAGTTGGCGATGTTGTAATTTATGGTAAATACGGCGGCACCGAATTCCCTTACGAAGGTAAAGACTACTTAATTATGCGTGAAACTGACATTTATGCAGTAGTAAGCTAA
- a CDS encoding SusC/RagA family TonB-linked outer membrane protein — MEKYYLKWSAKCLAVLMIPFVLLLWAETAQAQSKSYTITGKVTDAANNDAIPGVVVKIVNTNLATSTNPNGGYSFSVDLAPGDYQVQFSFVGYKSVTKTITLGTGNQVQANATLSTDAVGLDEVIVTGTSAGTTRKQLGSYVSTVKGDDLNKAPSGNALASLQGKTPGAQISQNSGDPAGGISVRLRGVSSVNASSEPLYIIDGVIVNNSTTRVTNTSGNYDNINNGVQVGDLGQNRMVDISPSDIDHIEVLNGAAAAAIYGSRANAGVIQIFTKRGKSGAPQVSFNTSLTLSELRKQIEVNQSPTKFGGPTDGPLAQTQDVLSPTLTNTTPVTRYNYQDYIFRTGVGTDNSVSVSGGNDNTKFYTSAGYFSNQGIIKNTDFKRMNFRANLDQTINKWAKLTVGFNYVHSDANEKPDGNSFFSPMNSVTILGNFHDIFARDVLGNLTAVGERGRVNPVSVIEDIQQRQFGNRIIANTGLKLTPTKNLIIDYTMGVDNSIQNGTTYIPPFAYNVSTGFYGGGPALDPSLNGYASAGNATTTLFNNELNFTYNGQISELLSSTTQLGGSYQYQKDLYSLLNGRGLAPFVKVVNGASTVLPNSDNRSEFSISGAYLQQNFKYKDHLFVTGAIRIDQSTVFGENNRTQFYPKANISYVLSSADYWKDFGVSSWWNAFKLRAAYGQSGNLTGIRAYDRFNVYLPSALNSKTSLTSSSILANTNVKPERQRELEIGTDMAFFNNRLGLTFSYYNKNITDFLLSVVTAPTTGYSSLLDNIGGTLKNRGLELMLTGVPVKTENFSWNSTLIYSKNRNKVVGSGAQRLISTNAGAPVSITDGYPVGVFYGTFFARNADGSLLLNAQGIPQTERGNQTSATSYETLRAGGQPTGTVLRKVIGDPNPDYTASFVNDFTFKKLSLHIQLDAVQGGDVWNADWRTRQGVGNGKVAEAEQLGQLPRGYVAGVYNVEEWRIDNGSFVKLREISLSYNIGQVKFIKSLTVNLSGRNLVSWDNYKGYDPELNAGGQSTILRNIDFGSVPIPRTFSLGLQARF, encoded by the coding sequence ATGGAGAAATACTACCTAAAATGGTCAGCAAAATGTTTAGCAGTTTTGATGATCCCATTCGTGCTGCTACTGTGGGCAGAAACGGCTCAGGCGCAAAGCAAAAGCTACACAATTACTGGTAAAGTAACTGATGCAGCAAATAACGATGCCATTCCGGGCGTTGTTGTTAAAATTGTAAATACTAACCTCGCAACCAGCACCAATCCAAACGGTGGCTATTCGTTTTCGGTAGATCTGGCCCCCGGAGATTATCAGGTTCAATTTTCTTTCGTGGGTTATAAAAGCGTGACCAAAACGATAACCTTGGGCACTGGTAATCAGGTACAGGCAAACGCAACATTAAGTACCGATGCTGTAGGACTAGATGAAGTAATTGTAACCGGAACATCGGCCGGAACAACCCGAAAACAACTGGGTAGTTATGTAAGCACCGTTAAGGGCGATGATTTGAATAAAGCACCAAGTGGAAACGCCTTAGCTTCATTGCAGGGAAAGACTCCAGGGGCTCAAATCAGTCAAAACTCTGGCGATCCGGCTGGCGGAATCTCAGTGCGTTTACGGGGGGTAAGTTCGGTTAACGCGTCATCAGAACCTCTGTATATTATTGATGGGGTAATTGTGAACAATTCTACTACTAGAGTAACCAATACCTCAGGAAACTATGACAATATAAATAACGGTGTTCAGGTAGGAGACTTGGGGCAAAATAGAATGGTGGATATCAGCCCTTCAGATATTGATCACATCGAAGTGTTAAATGGTGCCGCCGCCGCCGCAATTTACGGGTCGAGGGCCAATGCAGGGGTTATTCAGATTTTTACCAAAAGAGGCAAATCGGGTGCGCCCCAAGTTAGCTTCAATACCAGCTTAACCCTAAGCGAATTACGTAAGCAGATTGAGGTGAACCAATCGCCAACCAAATTTGGCGGGCCAACGGATGGGCCTTTAGCACAAACTCAAGATGTATTATCTCCCACCTTAACTAATACCACGCCAGTAACAAGGTATAATTATCAAGATTATATTTTTAGAACGGGGGTTGGAACGGATAACTCTGTTTCAGTTTCGGGAGGAAACGATAACACGAAGTTTTACACCTCGGCGGGTTATTTCTCTAATCAGGGAATTATCAAAAACACTGATTTTAAAAGAATGAACTTCAGAGCCAATTTGGATCAAACCATTAACAAATGGGCAAAACTGACCGTTGGTTTCAATTATGTGCATAGCGATGCAAATGAGAAACCCGATGGTAACTCTTTCTTTTCGCCTATGAATTCAGTAACCATTTTGGGTAATTTCCACGATATTTTTGCCAGAGATGTGTTAGGCAACCTAACGGCGGTTGGCGAGCGTGGCCGTGTGAACCCGGTTTCGGTGATTGAAGACATTCAGCAACGTCAATTCGGCAATCGCATCATCGCCAACACGGGATTAAAACTGACACCTACTAAAAATCTGATTATCGATTATACAATGGGAGTTGATAACTCGATCCAAAATGGAACAACATATATCCCGCCCTTTGCCTACAATGTAAGTACGGGTTTTTATGGTGGCGGTCCCGCTTTAGATCCATCCTTAAATGGTTATGCCAGTGCGGGCAATGCAACAACCACCTTGTTTAATAATGAATTAAACTTCACTTACAACGGACAAATTTCTGAATTGTTAAGTTCAACCACGCAATTGGGCGGTTCTTATCAATATCAAAAAGACCTTTACAGTTTGTTAAATGGCCGTGGCTTAGCGCCGTTTGTAAAGGTGGTAAACGGGGCGAGTACAGTTCTGCCTAATAGTGATAATCGTTCAGAATTTTCTATTAGTGGAGCCTATTTGCAACAAAACTTCAAGTATAAAGATCATTTATTTGTAACTGGTGCTATTAGAATAGATCAATCTACTGTGTTTGGTGAGAATAATAGAACGCAATTTTATCCAAAGGCTAACATAAGTTACGTTTTATCATCTGCTGACTATTGGAAAGATTTTGGTGTTTCCTCATGGTGGAACGCCTTTAAATTGAGAGCGGCTTATGGTCAATCAGGAAATCTAACGGGCATTCGGGCTTATGATCGTTTTAATGTTTATTTGCCAAGTGCGTTGAACAGTAAAACTTCACTAACTTCATCAAGTATACTTGCAAACACAAATGTAAAACCTGAGCGCCAACGCGAGTTGGAAATAGGTACAGATATGGCGTTCTTTAACAATCGCTTGGGCTTAACATTTAGTTATTACAACAAAAACATAACAGACTTTTTATTGTCTGTTGTAACAGCACCAACCACAGGCTATTCGAGCCTATTGGATAATATTGGCGGAACATTAAAAAACAGGGGCCTTGAATTAATGCTTACAGGTGTTCCGGTTAAAACGGAAAATTTTTCATGGAATTCTACATTGATTTATAGTAAAAATAGAAATAAAGTTGTAGGCTCTGGTGCACAAAGATTAATTTCGACAAATGCCGGAGCCCCGGTGTCTATTACCGATGGTTATCCGGTAGGTGTGTTTTACGGTACTTTCTTTGCCCGCAATGCAGATGGGAGTTTACTGTTGAACGCCCAGGGCATCCCTCAAACCGAAAGGGGAAACCAAACGTCGGCTACGAGTTATGAAACACTTCGGGCAGGCGGCCAACCAACCGGAACGGTTTTGCGTAAGGTTATTGGCGATCCAAACCCTGATTACACGGCATCATTTGTAAATGATTTTACGTTCAAAAAGTTGAGTTTGCATATTCAGTTGGATGCTGTTCAAGGTGGTGATGTTTGGAACGCCGATTGGAGAACCCGCCAAGGTGTAGGTAACGGGAAGGTTGCCGAAGCGGAGCAATTGGGACAATTGCCCAGAGGTTACGTTGCGGGCGTTTACAATGTAGAGGAATGGCGTATTGATAATGGATCTTTTGTAAAATTGAGGGAAATTTCCTTAAGCTACAATATAGGGCAGGTTAAGTTTATTAAAAGCTTAACGGTTAATTTAAGTGGGAGAAACCTGGTTTCGTGGGATAATTACAAAGGTTACGATCCCGAGTTGAACGCTGGCGGTCAATCGACAATATTAAGAAATATCGATTTCGGTTCGGTACCAATTCCACGAACTTTCTCATTGGGTTTACAAGCAAGATTCTAA
- a CDS encoding anhydro-N-acetylmuramic acid kinase produces the protein MNIQMQNLYEKASKPERLIIGLMSGTSMDGLDIALCKISGSGAETVVEVLKFKTGGYTNDFRAQIKAVFSKKMVDLQLVCLMNELIANTHAALINDALAEWGYQNSEIDFIASHGQTIFHAPKSLHQMDNYPNGTLQIGDGDHIAVKTGMITLSDFRQKHIAAGGEGAPLAVYGDYLIFSKAGENRVMLNIGGIANFTYLPGNVNAAEVFSTDVGPGNTLMDQYMQLHFNQFYDKNAAVALAGTVNTELLTALLNCDFFEAGFPKTTGPELFNLSYLDNAQKQSATTDLKHEDVMATLCHFSAAAIANAIEKCFGDDALLKVFMSGGGMHNPLLVKLLNERLSKAAFFTTADLNINPDAKEAVLFAVLANETLCGTPINFGKRQGVPSVCMGKISLPM, from the coding sequence ATGAATATCCAAATGCAAAACCTCTACGAAAAGGCCAGTAAGCCCGAACGCTTGATTATTGGCTTAATGAGCGGAACCTCGATGGATGGTTTGGATATTGCCTTGTGTAAAATTAGCGGCAGCGGAGCTGAAACCGTAGTTGAGGTGCTGAAGTTTAAAACAGGCGGCTACACCAACGATTTCAGGGCACAAATTAAGGCGGTTTTTTCGAAGAAAATGGTCGATTTGCAACTGGTTTGTTTGATGAACGAATTGATTGCCAATACGCATGCTGCGCTGATTAACGATGCGTTGGCAGAATGGGGATACCAAAATAGCGAAATCGATTTTATCGCCAGCCATGGCCAAACGATATTTCATGCCCCCAAATCGTTGCATCAAATGGATAATTACCCGAATGGAACTTTGCAAATTGGCGATGGAGACCATATTGCGGTGAAAACAGGAATGATTACCCTTTCAGATTTCAGACAAAAACACATCGCCGCAGGGGGAGAGGGGGCGCCGTTAGCGGTTTATGGCGATTATTTAATCTTTTCCAAAGCAGGCGAGAACCGCGTAATGCTTAATATTGGCGGCATTGCCAACTTTACCTATTTGCCTGGAAATGTAAATGCTGCCGAGGTTTTTTCGACTGATGTTGGTCCCGGAAACACCTTGATGGACCAATACATGCAACTGCACTTTAATCAATTTTACGATAAAAATGCGGCGGTAGCGTTGGCTGGCACAGTAAATACGGAGCTATTAACTGCACTTTTGAACTGCGATTTTTTTGAAGCCGGGTTTCCTAAAACTACGGGGCCCGAGCTGTTTAACCTTTCCTATCTGGATAACGCTCAAAAGCAATCGGCAACAACAGATTTGAAGCATGAGGATGTAATGGCCACGCTCTGCCATTTTTCGGCTGCGGCCATTGCCAATGCGATTGAAAAGTGTTTTGGAGATGATGCATTACTAAAGGTTTTTATGAGCGGCGGTGGCATGCACAACCCGCTCTTGGTAAAGCTTTTGAACGAGCGACTGAGCAAGGCAGCGTTTTTTACCACGGCCGATTTAAACATCAATCCCGATGCGAAAGAGGCTGTACTATTTGCGGTATTAGCCAATGAAACCCTATGCGGAACGCCCATAAACTTTGGTAAAAGGCAGGGCGTGCCTTCCGTTTGTATGGGTAAAATCAGCTTGCCTATGTGA
- a CDS encoding phospholipase D-like domain-containing protein encodes MAKFLNTTGVSYHLEELIKGTKDKLILISPYLQFTDRIKEHLTNLNIQKLDIRIVYRENKLHPRRKQLVRKPNWNPDELM; translated from the coding sequence ATGGCAAAATTTTTAAACACAACAGGGGTTTCTTATCACTTAGAAGAACTCATAAAAGGAACGAAGGACAAATTAATTCTTATCAGTCCTTATCTGCAGTTTACAGACAGGATTAAAGAGCACTTGACTAATTTAAATATTCAAAAGCTAGACATAAGAATCGTTTACAGGGAAAACAAACTTCATCCCCGAAGAAAACAATTGGTTAGAAAGCCAAATTGGAATCCGGACGAGCTTATGTAA
- a CDS encoding DUF2071 domain-containing protein — protein MKTPTIHGYIDRRILINFTADPQAVERIIPLPFRPKIYKDKAIVGICLIRLKHIKPKGLPDFIGVNSENGAHRIAVEWDENGDTKSGVYIPRRDTSLKLNTLVGGRIFPGKHHYAKFNVQESNGNYHIDFKSSDNTEILIDATETKFFNNKSIFETLNEASDFFEKGSLGYSPSKNGYEGLKLKTYKWQVTALDVLNVKSSFFEDVKLFPKGSVVFDHALLMTNIEHEWESVTG, from the coding sequence ATGAAAACCCCAACCATCCACGGCTATATCGACAGAAGAATTTTGATCAACTTTACGGCCGATCCACAAGCGGTTGAACGAATTATTCCGCTTCCATTTAGGCCAAAAATTTATAAAGACAAAGCTATTGTTGGTATTTGCCTCATCAGATTAAAACATATCAAACCCAAAGGATTGCCGGATTTTATCGGCGTGAACTCTGAAAATGGTGCTCACCGAATTGCTGTAGAATGGGATGAAAATGGGGACACAAAATCGGGGGTTTATATTCCTCGCAGAGATACTTCACTAAAGCTGAACACACTCGTTGGCGGTAGGATTTTCCCAGGAAAACATCATTACGCCAAATTCAATGTGCAAGAAAGTAATGGAAATTATCACATTGATTTTAAGAGTTCGGATAATACTGAAATACTAATCGACGCTACTGAAACAAAGTTTTTCAACAACAAATCGATTTTTGAAACATTAAACGAGGCATCCGATTTTTTTGAGAAAGGAAGCCTTGGTTACTCACCGAGCAAAAACGGGTACGAGGGCCTTAAATTAAAAACCTACAAATGGCAAGTTACCGCCCTTGATGTATTAAATGTAAAATCGAGTTTTTTTGAAGATGTGAAACTTTTCCCAAAAGGCTCCGTAGTTTTTGATCATGCGTTATTAATGACGAATATCGAACATGAATGGGAAAGTGTAACTGGTTAA
- the groL gene encoding chaperonin GroEL (60 kDa chaperone family; promotes refolding of misfolded polypeptides especially under stressful conditions; forms two stacked rings of heptamers to form a barrel-shaped 14mer; ends can be capped by GroES; misfolded proteins enter the barrel where they are refolded when GroES binds): protein MSKQVKYNVEARDALKRGVDILANAVKVTLGPKGRNVIIDKKFGSPAITKDGVTVAKEIELKDAVENMGAQMVKEVASKTADIAGDGTTTATVLAQAIITTGIKNVAAGANPMDLKRGIDKAVAAVVENLRTQSQTVGEDNNKIKQVASISANNDEVIGALIAEAMGKVGKDGVITVEEAKGTETEVKTVEGMQFDRGYLSPYFVTNADKMEAELDNPYILIYDKKISNMKELLPVLEKTVQTGKPLVIIAEDLDGEALATLVVNKIRGSLKVVAVKAPGFGDRRKAMLEDIAILTGGIVVSEERGYKLENADLTYLGSAEKVVVDKDNTTVINGAGNSDDIKSRVSQIKAQIETTTSDYDKEKLQERLAKLAGGVAVLYVGAASEVEMKEKKDRVDDALHATRAAVEEGIVAGGGVAFIRSVAALADLKGSNEDENTGIQIIRRAIEEPLRQICENAGIEGSIVVQKVKEGTADFGYNARTDVYENLIGAGVIDPTKVSRVALENAASIAAMLLTTEVVLADEPEEGGSPAMPPMGGGGMGGMM from the coding sequence ATGTCAAAACAAGTAAAATACAACGTGGAAGCACGCGACGCCCTGAAACGTGGTGTTGATATCTTAGCAAATGCAGTAAAAGTAACTTTAGGCCCGAAAGGTCGTAATGTAATCATTGATAAAAAATTCGGTTCTCCGGCAATCACCAAAGATGGTGTTACCGTGGCTAAAGAAATTGAGTTGAAAGACGCGGTTGAGAACATGGGTGCACAAATGGTTAAAGAAGTGGCTTCGAAAACTGCTGATATTGCAGGTGACGGAACAACCACTGCTACCGTTTTAGCGCAAGCCATTATTACTACAGGAATTAAGAACGTTGCTGCAGGTGCAAACCCGATGGATTTGAAACGCGGTATCGATAAAGCTGTAGCTGCAGTTGTAGAAAACTTAAGAACACAATCGCAAACTGTTGGCGAGGATAACAACAAAATTAAACAAGTAGCGTCTATCTCAGCGAATAACGACGAGGTGATCGGTGCGCTAATTGCTGAAGCAATGGGCAAAGTTGGTAAAGATGGCGTAATTACTGTTGAAGAAGCAAAAGGTACCGAAACTGAAGTTAAAACAGTTGAAGGTATGCAGTTTGACAGAGGTTACCTATCTCCATATTTTGTAACCAATGCCGATAAAATGGAAGCGGAATTAGATAACCCTTACATTTTGATCTACGATAAAAAAATCAGCAACATGAAAGAATTGTTGCCTGTTTTAGAAAAAACCGTTCAAACTGGTAAACCATTGGTAATCATTGCCGAAGATTTAGATGGCGAAGCTTTAGCTACTTTGGTAGTAAACAAAATCCGTGGATCGCTGAAAGTTGTTGCTGTTAAAGCCCCTGGTTTTGGCGACAGAAGAAAAGCAATGTTAGAAGACATCGCTATCTTAACTGGTGGTATCGTGGTATCAGAAGAAAGAGGTTACAAATTAGAAAATGCTGATTTAACTTACTTAGGTTCTGCAGAGAAGGTTGTAGTTGATAAAGACAATACAACTGTAATAAACGGAGCTGGTAATTCTGACGATATCAAATCTCGCGTGAGCCAAATTAAAGCGCAAATTGAAACTACTACATCTGACTACGATAAAGAAAAATTACAAGAGCGTTTGGCTAAATTAGCTGGCGGTGTTGCAGTCCTTTACGTAGGTGCAGCTAGTGAAGTTGAGATGAAAGAGAAAAAAGACCGTGTTGATGATGCTTTACATGCTACTCGTGCAGCTGTAGAAGAAGGTATCGTAGCCGGTGGTGGTGTTGCATTCATCCGTTCGGTTGCGGCTTTAGCCGACCTAAAAGGAAGCAACGAAGATGAAAACACAGGTATCCAGATCATTCGTCGTGCAATTGAAGAGCCATTACGTCAGATTTGCGAAAACGCAGGTATTGAAGGTTCAATCGTAGTACAAAAAGTAAAAGAAGGAACTGCCGATTTCGGTTACAATGCACGTACCGATGTTTACGAAAACTTAATTGGTGCCGGTGTTATCGACCCAACAAAGGTAAGCCGTGTAGCTTTAGAGAATGCAGCATCAATTGCAGCAATGTTATTAACTACCGAAGTGGTATTGGCCGATGAACCAGAAGAAGGTGGATCGCCTGCTATGCCTCCAATGGGTGGCGGCGGTATGGGCGGCATGATGTAA
- the nagB gene encoding glucosamine-6-phosphate deaminase codes for MARLNLLEETRFEKLPVSVFENPKIASINVAHRIADLIKSKQAKNAPAVLGLATGVTPIAVYAELVRLHKEEGLSFKNVITFNLDEYYPMAPTAAQSYVTFMNENLFDHIDIDKNNVHIPDGTLALEDIPAFCLDYEKKIGDLGSLDIQILGIGRTGHIGFNEPGSAPNSGTRLVTLDDLTRRDAARDFGGKTFVPTKAITMGIGTIFKAREIILMAWSRKKASIIKKAVEGEISGEVPATYLQLSDHVEFILDQPAAAELTRFDTPWLVKDCIWTDALIRKAVIWLANTLKKPILKLTEDDYNNNGMAQLATEKGPVYNINIHIFNKLQHTITGWPGGKPNADDSQRPERAEPAKKRVIIFSPHPDDDVISMGGTFIRLVDQKHDVHVAYQTSGNTAVWDDDALRFVEFNVDFTEKMGMDNSHLKELYNNMRTFIEDKKPNQIDTPEIQTVKGLIRKGEAIAGARYCGLEDDHIHFQALPFYESGKSQKNPVTDADIELTMALLQKVKPQQVYAAGDFEDPHGTHIVCFNIILAALTRLRKTEDWAKDCWLWMYRGAWHEFETHEIEMAVPISPKELERKKYAIFKHQSQKDRAVFPGDDSREFWQRAEDRNRETAKAYDDLGLAEYEAMEAFVRWKFED; via the coding sequence ATGGCTAGATTAAATCTACTGGAGGAGACACGCTTCGAAAAACTACCCGTAAGCGTATTCGAAAATCCAAAAATTGCTTCAATTAATGTTGCACATCGCATTGCCGACCTCATTAAATCGAAACAAGCAAAAAACGCACCTGCAGTACTGGGCTTAGCAACAGGTGTTACCCCAATTGCAGTTTATGCCGAGCTGGTAAGGCTGCACAAAGAAGAGGGCTTAAGTTTTAAAAACGTAATTACTTTCAATCTGGATGAATATTATCCGATGGCGCCAACAGCGGCACAGAGTTACGTTACTTTTATGAACGAAAACCTTTTCGATCACATCGACATCGACAAGAACAATGTCCACATCCCCGATGGCACACTAGCCTTAGAGGATATTCCTGCTTTCTGTCTTGATTACGAAAAGAAGATAGGCGATTTGGGTAGTCTTGACATTCAGATTCTGGGTATCGGTCGTACCGGACACATTGGTTTTAACGAACCGGGCTCAGCACCAAACTCGGGAACGCGTTTGGTTACCTTAGATGATTTAACCCGTAGGGATGCTGCCCGCGATTTCGGGGGTAAAACTTTTGTGCCTACCAAGGCCATTACCATGGGTATTGGCACCATATTTAAAGCCAGAGAGATTATTTTGATGGCCTGGAGCCGCAAAAAAGCTTCTATTATTAAAAAAGCGGTTGAAGGCGAAATTTCCGGCGAAGTTCCGGCAACGTACCTTCAGCTTTCTGATCATGTAGAGTTTATTCTCGATCAGCCAGCCGCCGCAGAACTTACCCGTTTTGACACACCCTGGTTAGTTAAAGATTGTATTTGGACAGACGCACTGATCCGCAAAGCAGTAATCTGGTTGGCCAATACATTGAAAAAGCCAATTCTGAAATTAACTGAAGACGACTACAACAATAATGGTATGGCGCAACTGGCTACCGAAAAGGGCCCGGTTTACAATATCAATATTCATATTTTCAATAAGTTACAACATACCATTACGGGTTGGCCAGGTGGAAAACCTAATGCCGACGATTCTCAACGTCCGGAAAGGGCCGAACCTGCTAAAAAACGAGTGATTATCTTTTCCCCGCATCCTGACGATGATGTAATTTCGATGGGTGGCACGTTTATTCGTCTGGTCGACCAGAAACATGATGTGCATGTGGCTTACCAAACCTCGGGCAACACCGCCGTTTGGGATGATGATGCGCTTCGTTTTGTAGAGTTCAATGTCGATTTTACTGAAAAAATGGGCATGGATAATAGCCATTTAAAGGAACTTTACAACAACATGAGAACCTTTATTGAGGATAAAAAACCAAACCAAATCGATACACCAGAAATACAAACGGTAAAGGGCTTAATTAGAAAGGGCGAAGCCATTGCCGGCGCTCGGTATTGCGGGCTGGAGGATGACCATATCCATTTTCAGGCACTTCCGTTTTACGAAAGCGGTAAAAGCCAGAAAAACCCCGTTACTGATGCCGATATTGAGCTAACGATGGCGCTGTTACAAAAAGTGAAGCCGCAGCAGGTTTATGCCGCCGGAGATTTTGAAGACCCTCACGGAACGCATATCGTATGTTTCAATATTATTTTGGCCGCCTTAACCCGCCTCCGCAAAACGGAAGACTGGGCAAAAGACTGCTGGTTGTGGATGTATCGCGGCGCATGGCACGAATTTGAAACGCATGAAATTGAAATGGCGGTTCCAATTAGCCCGAAAGAGCTTGAGCGTAAGAAGTATGCTATCTTTAAGCACCAAAGTCAAAAAGACAGGGCCGTTTTCCCGGGCGACGACTCGAGGGAGTTCTGGCAGCGAGCCGAAGATCGTAACCGCGAAACAGCAAAGGCTTATGATGATTTGGGCCTTGCAGAATACGAAGCAATGGAAGCTTTCGTTCGCTGGAAGTTTGAGGATTAA